CGGCGCCGGCGTCCCCATAATCGCCGTCCAACGCCGCCTCGGCCACAAGTCCATCACCACCACCGTAGACACCTACGGCCACCTCACACCCGACGCCTACGCCGCCGCCACCGACGCCGCCGAGGCCATCGTCAACATCACCTCCCCCACCTACGCCACCCCGCCCGAGCCCGCCCCCGCACAGCCCGAGGCGGGCCTGGACGCGGCCGCCCTCGCCGCTCAAATGGCCGCCCTGCAAGCCCAGCTGACCACCCTCACCGACGCGCTCGCGGGAGATGAGATCACGGTGGTGGAGGCCCCCGCGGGGATCACAGCGGCCTGACCGCGTAGTTCAAACTGACGTCAAGCGACGAAGGAGGCCGTTAGTATGCGGTCACTCAACCGTGAACACTCACGGAGCCCGTGCACTCCCCCGAGGTCTCCTTATGGCTCCCGCATCGTCGCCGCCCCAGTCGTCCGCAGAGGAACAGCCGGTTCTAGACACTGATGATGTCGGTGGGGTCTGGGAGGATCGGAGCATGGTCAAGAAGACGTACAAGGAACAGGTCGTCTTCGCCTTCCACGGGGAAGCTGTTGACGACGGCACGATGACAGCCGGCGACTACGGGCGCGCACTCATGGGGTACTCGCAGATGGTGCAGGCGGTTGTCCAGGAGGCTGCCCCAAAGGCTGAGAACATCGACTTGCGGGTGACCGCGACCGAACACGGTTCATTTGCCACCGAGCTTGTTTTGACGATGGACCTCACCTGGGTTGAGGCTGTGAAGCAGTGGTTCCTAAGTGAGGATGTCGCCGCGCTTGGTGCCGCGGTAGGAATTACCGGGGTAACCTTCGGTTCCCTGATCAAGAAGCCTCTTGCTGTATTGAAGAAGCTACGGGGACGCAAGATCGTAGAACGCCAGGATGTCGGCAAGGGCATGCAGACCGCAACGCTGGATGACGGTGAACAAATCACGGAGCCGGGCATCGTCTTAAACATCTCGTCCTCGAACGTCTTCATCAACGGCGCGCGTGACTTCACACGCCCGACTACTCGGCCGGGAGTCACCTCCGTGACTGTAGGCGCAGATGACCCGGAGGAGGTTACTGCGGCGGACCGTGCCTTCTTCGAGCCTCTCCCGGAGTTTGAAAGTGAGACCATGGAGGTGAAGCAGATGCGCTTGAAGGTGCTCAGGTTGTCGTTCGATGATGGGCCATGGCGCTTCGAAACCACCGATTCCGTCAGCGGGCTTCCTGCAGAATTCACCGCAATGGTCGAAGATGATGACTTCCTCGGCGACGTGGCATCACATGCCACCTCCTTCCAGGCCGATGACGAGATTGACGCGGTCGTAGAGATCGTCTATCCGCCCAAGCATAAAAGGGCTCGCCGCCGCTATCGGATTCTGCGAGTAATTGATGTGCACCACCCGCACGAGCCGCCGACCCTATTCGACCAGTGAATAAAGCGGCGGATCGCCGTCACTTCCCAAATCGGGAAGGGGCGGCGATCTATGTGTGCAGTGGTGTCCTTATCTTTGCGCTGCGTCCGGCGCTCCCGTGTGGTTTTGGCAGCTCTCTAGGCAACGATCTTGTGACGGCGCAGTGTCTCGCGGTAGGCGACCACGACCCATCTGGGCACGTCGAGCTCGACGGCCAGAGCCCCCGGGTGCGGACCCACCAGGGCCTCGGCATCTCGGTAGGCGCCGGAGGTGATAAGACGGCAGGCCACCTGGCGGTCTATGCGGGCCTCCACGGGGCGGGTCTGGTGGCCGTCATCCCCACGGGAGGCATGGGCCAGCTCGTGCATGAGGGTGGGCACGGTTGCGCACTCGTCCATGCCCTTGCGCAGGTAGATGGTCCGTGACGGGAGATGGTAGGCGCCGCGCCACCCCTCCGGCATGTTCAGCCACCGCACGAACACCTGCTGCTTGTCAGCGGCGGCGAGCAGGGTGTCCATCGTTGGTCTCACGAGCGGGGATGCTAGCCGCGACCTCGGACACGAATATCGTCCACGCTTGTAGTACCTCGGTTACAAGCGTCGGCGCGGCGCTCGCGGCTACTGGGTCAGAGAGGCTCGATGTCTGGTGGGGTGCCGGGCAGGTCGGGTAGGTGGTATGCGGTGGGCTTGTTGGCCCAGTGGTCGAGGACGTAGGGCATCCCTGCGAGGATTGTGGCCGATTGCCTGGCGATGGCGTCTGCGCCTCTGGTGGTGGGCATGTTGAAGCCGATCCAGTGCAGGTTGTTGGCGGCGAGGGCGTCGCGTTCGTCCTGGTTCTCCAGTTGGCGGCCGTCCATGGTGATGATGGCGTCAAAGCCTCTCAGGGCGAGGTCGTGGAAGAGCTGGATGTCTTTGACCCCGCCGGTGAGGCCCTCATCCTTCGGCGTGCGGAAGCGGTGTACGCGGTAGACGCTCGCGAGGGTCTTGTGAACGCCGTCGGCGATGTTCTCGTCTATGTAGAACCAGAGTTCTGCTGGTCTCACGCGACGCTCCTGACCTTGGCGTCGAAGGCGACGGCGTCGGCGGCGGCCTCGGCGGTGACGGCCGGGTAGTAGTCGCTGATGTTGTCGACGGTGATCTCCTCGCCGTCGATGACCTGGGCGATCGTGTCGTAGGGGATGCGGGTGCTGGCGATTGTCGGCCAGCCTCCCATCCGCCCGAAGTCGACCTCGATGTGCTCAGCCGGGCGGCGGAGGTCGACGACCTTGTCGCCGCGGAAGTTCTCAAATGCTTCGGCGAGCTGCTCGAAGGTGAACATGTCCTTCTGCCCCGGGCACTTGAGGATGTCGTAGACGCCCTGGTCATCTGGAGCTTCGACGAAGATCGTGGTGCCGTCGGTGCCGAACCGGTAGGCAGACGGGTGCTCGGCCATGTCCAGCACATCGAGGTTCTCGAAGGCGGCGGAGATCTTCTGTAGGGAGATCTCGTTGCGCAGGCGGGCGATGGAGCGCAGGGCGATCAGGTCTCGCAGGGAGTACAAGGGCGGCCGCTTGGGCTTCACCTCGGGCACGAGCAACCCCTTGTCACGCCAGCTCCTCAGCTGGCTCGGGGTCACGCCTGTCAGTACGGACGTGAGGTTGAGTGGAAACGCCATCTGTCGTTCACCTCCTCTCGGACGCGAGCCGGCACAGGTCCATTGTCCCAGGCCGGGCACGTCCTGTCAGCGTGACGAGCCGCATCATCGCCGCCCATTCGTCAGTCCTCCTCGTAGGGGATGTCCTGGGACTCCTCACCAAGGTCGTCACGCCAGCCGGTCGTCTCCGCCAGCTCCTCATCCGCCCCGGGCTGGATCTGCGCTGCCAGCTCCCACTCCGGCGGCAGCTCCTCCGGCCAATCAGGACGACGCTCCCCCAGCTGCACGACCTGGGCACGCTCGCGCTCGCGGGCTCTCTCCTGCGCCTCGCGCAGCACTTCCACCGGATCAAGGCCGAGCGTTCCCGCGATGGCTTCCAGCTCGCCTACTGTCATCGCTCGACCACGGCGGAGCACGTCGCCGAGACGAGTAAGCCGCACACCAGACCTGCGCGAGAGCTCACGCAAGCTCATCCCGCTGTCTTCCAGTGCGCCTCCGAGCGCCTCAGACACCCTCACATCGGCCGGGTGCTGCTCAATCGACCTGCTACCCATATCGTGATGTTCTCACATGCGAACACGCCTGGCAATCCCTCTTGACAACGTTCGCGATTGCGAGCATCATTCTTTCAGGTGTTCGCAATCGCGAACGGGAGGAGGAATGATGTCGGTCGCGTCCGAGATCCGAGCCGAGATGGCGCGCCGTGGCATCACGGGGACCGCGCTCGCGGACGAAGTGTCGCTTAAACGCCCGTACCTGTCCCTGCGGCTGAACGAGCATGCCGACCTCAAGGTCGGCGAGCTCGTGGCTATCGGTGATGCCCTCGGCGTGCCTGGATGGGAACTACTGCGGCGCAGCAGGCGTCCGCAATCCGTGGCCGCCTCCGGCCCGTCCCCCGCCGTCGAGGCGCAAGGCATCGCCGCGGTCGAGCGTGTGGGTGCTGCGCTCGCGGGTGTGCCGGCGGAGGCTCTGCTGGCCCACGAGCAGGCGTGCGATTCGTGCTGGTCTTTGGAGGATGCGGCCCGGCACCTGTCCGGTGACGAGGACCCGGCCACGCACCGCTCCTCCGACGAGGAGGTGGCGTGATGTCTGTGTGGGATGAGGAGCTAGGCGAGTCCCGACGTCTCAAGGTGTCGGAGGAGCCGAAGCTGCCGATGCTCGAGTTGGGGACGGCGACTGATGAGCAGGTTTCCGGGGCCGCCCAGACGGTGGGCTGGCTGCAAGGAGTAATCGACAACTATCTGGTCACCCTGTCGCGTGATGCGGATGCTCGACGGGAACTGGAGCGCCAGCAGCAGGAGCAGACGACGGAGGCCCCAGATGCTGGTGAGACCGGGCCGGCTGGGAAGTCCGAGTCGCCGGCAGCGGCGGACGGAGACCGCTCGGAGACTCAGCCCGCTGTGATCGCGCCGGCTCGCCGGCGACGAGGAGGTCGCGTGATGTCAGCGCTTCCGGGCGACCTTGGCCGTCTTGTCGGTTATGGCGAGGATCTCCTCGCTGACGTCGCTGTGCGGCACTCCGGCGTCGGTGACGGCGTTGACCGTGACCCGAAGTTTGATGCGGCGGGCTTGTCTGCCGATGAAGACCATTCCGTCGGGGGCACATGCCCTTGCGGCGGCGGCCCGTCGTTCCTGTTCGATCTCCTGCTCGATCAGGCTCGTGAGGTCGAGTGGGAGCTCACCGAAAGCCGGGCAGTGATCGGCTTGAGCTCTTGCTTCGACGTGGCCGTCACGGTCGACGATGACGGTCACCTGGTGCGCCGTGTGAGCGCTGTCGTTGACAGCGAGTACGGCAAGGTCGCTGTCGATCTTGAGTCGCCAGCAGTACTTGACGGTGTCCGCCTGTGCGGCCAGCGCCCGTTGTGCGACCGCGTTCGCGTCGCCTGCTATCTGGTTTCCCTGTTCAGCGATGCGATTTGCCTCCTCGGCCTTGGCGAGGCTACGCGCGGCAAGATCGTTGGCAATCTCCGCCTGTCGGTTGGCCTGCTTCGCTCGACGATTGGCGAGGGTCGCGATCAGCAGGCCGCCGGCGCCGATGCTGGTACTGACGGCATCAATGGCGAGAGACGCGTCCACGATGACTCCTCCTCGGTGGGTTCCGCCGTCGGCTCCGATGCCGGCGGGTCGGTTGGTGCTTCGGAGCCTACCGAGGAGGCCCCGACCCCGGGTCGGGAAAATCTTGCCGCCTCCTCGGTGAGCGGCGACGTGGCGGCTGAGGGCCCGGCGTCGTCGCGGGGTAATGGGGATAAGACCGCCGAGGAGGTGCACACCGCCGTCGGCCGGCCTGACTCCTGCCGGTTGTGCGGCGCTGGGTGCGGGGCGGGGCTGGTGTCTCGTAGCTGCGCCGGCCCCGCCCACCCCACCAGTGACGTCCCGGATGGGGGTGAGGTGCGGTGAGTGAGGTTCTGGAGCCGGATCTGACGACGGTGCAGGTCGCCCAGGTGCTCGGTTGCTCGCGGCAGCGGGTGACGGAGCTGTGTTCGTCGGGCGTGCTGCCGGCCTATCAGCTGAGTGAGCGGGGGCCGTGGCGTGTGCGTCGTGCGGATCTGGATGCCTACAGGCAGGCCCGCGTGGAGGCGGCTGCTGCGGCTGCTGAGGCCCGTCGTGCTGCTGCTGCGAGGCAGGAGGACATCGACGCGGTCACTGACATGGTTCGGTCTGGTCGCCTCGCTGTGCCCGCGCGTCTGGCGTCTTCGTCTCGCCGTCGCCGGCGACGCCTTTACGCCATCTGACCAAGAAAAGAGTGGCCGCCAGCAACGTATCTGCCGGCGGCCGGTGAGCCAAGCAAGTGAAAGGAAAACCGATGGCTCGAACCCAATCTTACAAGGCCCGCCACAAGGCGGAAAGACGTCGACTGGTCGACGTGGTGCGCGCCGTGCTCCGCCTGGCCCCGACCGACGACAACGCTGTGAAGGAGGTGCCGGCCCGATGACTGCTCGTGTGTCTGGCCTGTCTCGCGCCGCCCGCGCGACTATCGCCGCTGAGGGGATCACTGTGCGCCAGTACGTGGCCCACCACTGCGGTCCTGACACTGCCCGGTGGCCGGGTGACCGGTGCGGGTGCACTGATGACCGGTGCGACGGCTACCACCACATGGCCGGCGAGCCGTGCCCGTGCGTGGAGTACCTGGCCCGCATTGCCTCCGCAGCCACCCGTGAGGAGGCGATGGTGCGATGAGTGTGGAGCGGAGGATCGCGGTGGGGGCGTGCCTGCTGTGCGTCGGCGTGCTGGTCGGCTGTGTGCAGGCGTGGCTGGCTGTCACGGGCCGTGCGCCGGTGATGTCGGGGCTGTCGCTGCTGGCCCTGGGCCTGGGTGGCCTGGGCGCCGTCCTGATGATCATGGCCGGTGACGGGCCCGCCCCGGCGGATGTGGGCGCTGCTGCCGTCCCGTATGGTCCGGCAGGTGGTGGCGGCGCTGCGGCATCGGCGCCGACCCCGGAGACCGCCCGTGAGGACACCGATCACGAGGACGGTGGAGTCGAGGAGGTGCTGGCGGCGGCCGCGCGGATCGTCGATAGGGCGGTCGAGCATGAGACGGATGCGGCTGCTGAGCGGATATATGCCGTGCCGCATGCTCATCTGCGGATGGTGCTGACCCCTGGCGGGCAGGCCACCACGGTCACGGACGGCACCGGCGCCGACGACGCCGAGGGTGGCGACGGTGTGCCGGGGATGGTTTGCGAGCTGGTGGCCCCATCGGGGTGGATGGGATCGGCGCTGATGACACTGGCTGATGCGCTGATATCGCCTCGGCGGGTGCGGGAGATGCTGACCCAGCTGGCCCGTGAGGGTGATGCCTCCGCGGTGGCGGCGGCCGAGTACCTGCGCCTGGACCTGCCTGGGGGTGAGTTGTGATGGGGACGCGTGTGCAGCGGCGTCTGGATTGGTCCCGGGGCCCGATCCCCTGCGCAGGCTGTGAGCGGCCGATGCGGCCTGCCGGCCGGGCTGCCAGTGAGCCGGGCTGGTCGGGGACTGTGGCGCACTCGGGGCGTGGCATGTGCCATCAGTGCCGGCGGGTGCAGCATGCGGCGGAGGCCGCCGAGTCCGTAGCCCGCGCCTCTGGGAGCGTGCCTCGGTCGGCTGGGCTGTCGTTGCGGCGTCTGGCCGGCCTGGAGACCGACGCCATGGTGGCATCTCCATCCCTGGGTCGTGAGGTGACGTGGCTGTGGCGGATGCTGCCCGGCGACATGTCCATGGTGCAGCAGGAGATCGAGTGCCTGGCTGACCTGGCGGACCAGCTCCGCCGGGAGGGCCTGGTGGCGATGTCTCGGCCGCGCCGCAACGTGCGCCACGGGACTGGTGCGACCATCCTGCTGACCCTGACGGTCCGGCCCGCCACCGAGGCTGAGGCTCGGGTACTGGGGCACGAGCCAAGATCAGCCCAGCCCGACCAGACCGAGGCTGTGGGGGTGGCGGCATGAGCCCCCGGCGGTTTCAGCGGCGGCGCAAGGCGGGGTGGCGGATGCCCGACGGGGCGGTCTACGTCGGGCGCCCCACCCGGTGGGGTAGCCCGTTCGCCGTCGGCGGCGAGTACCGAGTGGTCTCCGAGCCTGGAGCGGCTGCTCTGCTGGGCGTGCCGGGGCGGAGTGAGGCCGTGCTCCGGCCGCAGACCAGGCGGGAGGCGGTGTCGGCGTACCTGGCGTGGGTGCGCTGGGACCTGGTGCTGCTGCCGGCCGAGACCGCCCCTGTATCTCCTCTCACCAGCATGATCGTGGAGGCCCTGGCGGGCCGTGATCTGGCGTGCTGGTGCCCGCTGGACGAGCCCTGCCACGCGGACGTGCTGCTGGCCTTGGCCGCCGGCATCAGCCCACGCGACATTGATCTGTCCCGGATCACCCCGGCTGAGTGTGAGGCGGTGACGCCATGACCACCACACCCACACCCGCTCCTGCGCCTGAGCTGGAGCTGCTGGTGCTGGCTTCCCCGGCCCTACCGGTGATCCACCTGGGCCAGCCCGGCCCTGCTGTGGTCCGCCTGCGGGGCACCTACCGGGACGTGACTCGCCTGTGCACCCCCGACCTGCGCATCCCGTACGTGGCCGAGGCTGTCCGCCCCGCTAGCCCGGAGCGCATCCAGGGGGCGCTGGAGGACGCCCGGATGTGCCGGGCCTGCGCCGGCGCCTACCACCGCCTGACCCACACGGCATCGGTGCCGGACGGGCAGGGCACCGACTCACTACTCGCACTACTCGACCAGGAGGACCCATCATGACATCTGCCACTGCGCCTGCCCCGCTGGGGGTGATGCTGCACGCAACCCTCCCAATGCCCGACCTGCTGACCGCGCTCGCGGCCACCATCCCCCATGTGGGGACAGACAAATCCGGGCCGGGCTGCGACCGCCTGCGCGTCGTCTTGGATGTCGCTGGTATGCGGCTGTGTCTGCTGGCCACGGACTCCGAGTCCGCCATCATGGCGACGGTGCCGCTGGAGGACGCTGACGACGCCGTCGTGATCGACGGCGACGGACCAGGCGCCAGGGTGATCGACCGGGTGGAGCTGGACCTGTCCCAGGGTGCGGCCAAAACCGTCCTCGCCGTTTTCAGGCGAGTGGGTGGTGAGACGGTGCGGCTGGATGTGCCCGCCGACGGGCGGAGTATCCAGGCCACGGACGTCTCGGGGACGCTGGTGGGGCGGACAGTGCGGGTGGCCGCGATGGGCGAGTGGGGCCCCACCGATGACGAGCAGCGCGTGGACGCCGCCGCCATGATCGCCCACACCTGCTCCCAGCCGCTGGCTGTGCGCACCACGTGCAGCCTGTTGCCCAAGACCCTGGCCCGCTGGGCGCCCACCGCTCGGGCGCTGGGTGCGCTGCCGCTGCGGGTCACCGCCACGGGTATGGGGCTGGTCGCCTACGGGGACCTGGCCGAGGCGGCGGGCCTGGTGGTGCTCGGCTGCCTACGCGTGTACGGCACCACGGACGCCGTCCCTGCGGCGGAGGCGGCCTATGACGGGCCTGCCGTCGCGGCGCTAATGGATCTCCTGCTGGACGGTGCCCCGGTCGGCGGCGAGGCCACGGAGGAGTCCGCTCACGCCATGGTGACGGAGCTGTCAGCCTGGCTGCACGAGCAGGACACAGACGGCGACCCCGACGCCGACGGTGACGGCGACGGCGACGATCCCGTGGGTGGTGATGCGGCATGAGGATCGCCATCACCGTGCAGCCCGACATCGGGCAGGACCGGGAGTACACGGCAGACGTGCCGGCCGAGCCGTACGACCAGGACTCCGTGTCAGATGTCGTCGCGGCCCAGGGTCGGGAGCGGCGCACGGCCGCCGCCGTCCTGGCCGAGATTGCCGACTACATAAGCCACGACTATCTGCCGGACTCCCCTGACGTCGCTCCCGGCCGGGTCGAGTACTACACGCGGTACCTGCACCAGGAACCGCTGGTCAGGGGTGAGACCCGGTGATCACTCACCCCTATGCCTCGGATGTCGCACCGGTGTGGGAGACGGCCATAGTGCTGGGGCGCTGACCAGGTGATCTCCGCCAATGACCACCGGCACTGGCGTCACCGCCATGCGCGGGCAAAGACGATCCGGACGATGGCGGAGCAGACTGCCCGGTTCTCGCGCGCCCCCAGGCTGGAGCGGGCACGGATCGTGATCGAGAGCCTCTTCCCAGATCGCCGCCGGCGGGACACGCACAACCTCATGCCCACCGTCAAGCCGATTGTGGACGGGCTGGTGGATGCGGGTCTGCTCCCGGATGACGACACCCGGCACCTGGTTGGCCCGCACTTGGAAGCATCCTCCGAGCTGTCCCCCGCACGGTGGGGCCAGTGCACCTACACATTCCGTGTTTCTGTCTTCGACCTGGGAGAGGGGACATGGTCATGACCCGACACTCCGACATGTGGTCGGCGCCATCGCTGTTCAGCTCGGAGCCGTCGACGGCGATCGCCGAGACGATCACCTGGGTCCGGCACCCGGCGAGATATCCGAGAGTGTTTTTCCGCGGGGCCTCGAACGCGGAGCGGCTGGGCACGCTGCACGAGCTCGCGGCCAAAGCGCTTGTCCACTGGCGCTACACCCAACATTTGGCGGAGCTGGCCAGGTGGACTGTCGCCTGGGCGGTGGACGCCTCCGGTCTCACGGAGGAGGAGATCTGGCACCGTGTGCGCGCCGAGTACGACCGAGCCCACAGCAAGCATGCGGGGATGACCCCGTACCACCCCGACATGTCGGATGACGCTCGGGCGGCGATCCTGAGCGAGGAGGTAGGCGAGGTCGCTCGCGCCCTCACCCCGGACGCCGACACGCCCACCGGGCACGGCGGCAACCTCGTCGAC
This genomic stretch from Actinomyces qiguomingii harbors:
- a CDS encoding ImmA/IrrE family metallo-endopeptidase, translated to MRPTMDTLLAAADKQQVFVRWLNMPEGWRGAYHLPSRTIYLRKGMDECATVPTLMHELAHASRGDDGHQTRPVEARIDRQVACRLITSGAYRDAEALVGPHPGALAVELDVPRWVVVAYRETLRRHKIVA
- a CDS encoding DUF433 domain-containing protein yields the protein MAFPLNLTSVLTGVTPSQLRSWRDKGLLVPEVKPKRPPLYSLRDLIALRSIARLRNEISLQKISAAFENLDVLDMAEHPSAYRFGTDGTTIFVEAPDDQGVYDILKCPGQKDMFTFEQLAEAFENFRGDKVVDLRRPAEHIEVDFGRMGGWPTIASTRIPYDTIAQVIDGEEITVDNISDYYPAVTAEAAADAVAFDAKVRSVA
- a CDS encoding helix-turn-helix domain-containing protein, with protein sequence MGSRSIEQHPADVRVSEALGGALEDSGMSLRELSRRSGVRLTRLGDVLRRGRAMTVGELEAIAGTLGLDPVEVLREAQERARERERAQVVQLGERRPDWPEELPPEWELAAQIQPGADEELAETTGWRDDLGEESQDIPYEED
- a CDS encoding helix-turn-helix domain-containing protein, with amino-acid sequence MMSVASEIRAEMARRGITGTALADEVSLKRPYLSLRLNEHADLKVGELVAIGDALGVPGWELLRRSRRPQSVAASGPSPAVEAQGIAAVERVGAALAGVPAEALLAHEQACDSCWSLEDAARHLSGDEDPATHRSSDEEVA
- a CDS encoding helix-turn-helix domain-containing protein, whose translation is MSEVLEPDLTTVQVAQVLGCSRQRVTELCSSGVLPAYQLSERGPWRVRRADLDAYRQARVEAAAAAAEARRAAAARQEDIDAVTDMVRSGRLAVPARLASSSRRRRRRLYAI
- a CDS encoding DUF4326 domain-containing protein encodes the protein MSPRRFQRRRKAGWRMPDGAVYVGRPTRWGSPFAVGGEYRVVSEPGAAALLGVPGRSEAVLRPQTRREAVSAYLAWVRWDLVLLPAETAPVSPLTSMIVEALAGRDLACWCPLDEPCHADVLLALAAGISPRDIDLSRITPAECEAVTP